CGAGCAGGCGCCGGCGGCCTGTCGGGGGAGCCGCTGCGCAAGCGTTCCCTGGAGGTCCTCCGCCTGCTGCGCGGCCGCGTCGGCCGCGACATGACCCTGATCGGCGTCGGCGGCATCGCCGGGGTCGAGGACGCGGTGGAGCGGCTCGCCGCCGGAGCCGACCTGCTCCAGGCCTACACCGCCTTCATCTACGAGGGCCCTCTGTGGCCGCGCACGCTGAACGCCGCGATCGCGAAGGAGCAGCACCGATGACCACGATCCCCGAGCAGACGTTCGGAGCACGTCTCCGTGCAGCCATGGACAGCCGCGGTCCGCTGTGCGCGGGCATCGACCCGCACGTCGGCCTGCTGAGCTCCTGGGGTCTCACCGAGACGGTCGACGGTCTCCGCAGCTTCGCGCTGCGGGCCGCCGAGGCGATGGGACCGGTCGCCGCCGCGGTGAAGCCGCAGTCGGCGTTCTTCGAGCGTTTCGGGTCCGCCGGTGTCGCGGTCCTCGAGGAGACGGTCGCGCTCTGCCGGGAGGCCGGGGCGCTGGTGATCCTCGACGTCAAGCGCGGAGACATCGGTACGACGGCGCAGGCGTACGCCGACGCCTACCTGGACCAGTCCTCTCCGATGGCGGTCGACTGCATCACCGCGAGCCCGTACCTCGGCTTCGGCAGCCTGGACCCGATGATCGAGACCGCGCGCCGCAACAACGCCGGCGTGATCGCGCTCGCGCTGACCTCCAACCCCGAGGGACCGGAGTTCCAGCACGCCACCAAACCGGACGGACGCGCCGTCGCGGCCTCGGTCCTCGACTCGCTCCGGGCGGCCAACGACGGTGCCGCGCCGCTGGGGTCCTTCGGGGCGGTCGTCGGTGCCACGATCGACCCGACCGCGGTCCAGGTGGACCTGGCGATCAACGGGCCGCTGCTCGTCCCGGGGATCGGTGCCCAGGGTGGGACCGCGGACGACGTCCGCCGGATCTTCGGCGACGTGCTCGACCTGGTGCTCCCGGCGAGCTCCCGCGAGATCCTCGGGGCGGGCCCGGACGCCGCTGCCCTGCGGTCCGCCGTGGAGAGCGCCGCGGAGTCGTTCGCCCGGGTTGCGGCAGGATGACCCGGTGATGTTCCGAATCCGCCACCGACCGGCCGCGCTCGCCGCGGCCCTCGTCCTCGCCGTCGTGCCCGTCGCGTGCGGCAGCGACGAGAACGCGGACGGCGTCCCGAAGCAGTTCCAGGAGTACTGCGGGGCGATGAAGAAGTACCAGGAGATCTTTGCCGACGACGGCACCGGGCTCGGGCTGGTCACCAACATCCCGAAGCTCGAGAAGCTCGAGAAGGTCGCTCCGGACGACCTCCAGGACGAGTGGCAGAGCTTCCTCAGCGCGCTCGAGGGCCTGCGCAACGCGATCACCGCCGTCGGTCTGAAGCCGACCGACTTCGTCAACGCGATGCCGCCGGTGGGTCTGACCAAGGAGGATCAGGCGATCATCGCTGCTGCTGCCGACCGGTTGGCCCAGGACGACGTCGCCGGTGCAGCTGCCGGCATCGAGCAACAGGCCAAAGACGTCTGCAAGCTCCAACTCGGCCTGTGAGCCGCGATACGCGGCACATCGCTGCGTTGTCGTCGCTTGACGTCCGCTCCACTGGCGCTCCGCTGAAGGACGCCTGCGCTCCTCCGCCTTGCGCTGCACCACGTCTCGCGACTCACAGCAGCGGGGGACTGTCTCGGTTTTCCCCACTGCGTTGCGGGTGATGAGCATCGCTGACTAGATTGCTCCACACCGCCATCCGCTCTCCCAGCACGACAAGAGGTTCTCCGTGGCCCTGCCACCGCTCACGCCTGAACAGCGCCAGGCCGCACTCGCCAAGGCAGCTGCCTCCCGCCGTGAACGTGCCGCCGTGAAGAACCGATTGAAGCACTCGGGCGCGTCCATCGCCGACGTGCTCGAGGAGGGCGCGACCAACGAGGTCATCGGCAAGATGCGGGTGAGCGAGCTGCTGCAGTCGATGCCGGGTCTCGGCAAGGTGCGGGCGACGCAGCTGATGGAACGGCTCAAGATCTCCGAGAGCCGGCGCGTGCGCGGGCTCGGGACGAAGCAGATCGCGGCCCTGGTCGCTGAGTTCTCCGACGGTGAGTGAACCCGCCGCGGCCACCCCGACCCGGCTGACGGTCCTGGCCGGTCCGACCGCCGTCGGCAAGGGCACGGTGACCGCCTGGTTGCGCGAGCACCACCCGGAGGTCTGGATCTCGGTCTCGGCCACCACCCGCAAGCCCCGCCCCGGCGAGGTCGACGGCGTGCACTACCACTTCGTCGACGATGCCGAGTTCGACCGGATGGTCGCGGCTGACGACCTGCTCGAGTGGGCCGTGGTGCACAAGCTCGCCCGGTACGGCACCCCGCGCGGTCCTGTGCTCGAGGCACTGGAGCAGGGGCGTTCGGCCCTGCTGGAGATCGACCTGCAGGGCGCGCGGCAGGTCCGCGAGCGGATGCCGGAGGCCCGGTTCGTCTTCCTGGCGCCGCCGTCCTGGGACGAGCTCGTGCGCCGCCTGGTCGGTCGCGGGACCGAGGACGAGGCGGAACGGGAGCGCCGCCTGGACACGGCACGCGCCGAGATGGCGGCCGAGCCCGAGTTCGACGTGACGGTCGTGAACCACACGATTCCCGCTGCGGTCGAAGAGTTGGTAGAGTTAATGCGGTCCTGAGGCGCCGCTCGACCTGGTCAGCGCCCGGGATCACCCCATTCACTCCTCTCGAGAGGCCCGCATGAGCGTGTCCGGTAACCAGCCCGTCGCCCTGGGGATCACCAACCCCCCGATCGACGACCTGCTGACCAAGACCGACTCCAAGTACAAGCTGGTGCTCTACAGCGCCAAGCGTGCTCGGCAGATCAACGCGTACTACTCGCAGCTGGGCGAGGGCCTGCTCGAGTACGTCGGCCCGCTCGTGGACACCCACGTCCAGGAGAAGCCCCTCTCGATCGCCATGCGCGAGATCAACGAGGACCTCCTCGTCTGCGAGGACATCGACCCCGAAGAGGCCGCGGACCAGGCAACCGCCTGATCCTCCGCGACCGGTCGTCGAGCTCGTCGAGACGAGGTTCGTTCATGAGTGAGACCTCCGCCCAGTCCCGCCCCCACGTCGTACTCGGCGTGAGCGGCGGGATTGCTGCGTACAAGGCCTGTGAGCTGCTGCGGCGGTTCACCGAGTCGGGTCACGACGTCACCGTCGTGCCGACCGCCGCCGCGCTCCAGTTCGTGGGCGCGCCGACCTGGTCCGCCCTGAGCGGCAAGCCGGTCAGCACCGAGGTGTGGACCGACGTGCACGAGGTGCCGCACGTCCGGATCGGTCAGACTGCCGACCTCGTCGTGGTCGCGCCCGCCACCGCCGACCTGCTGGCGAAGGCCGCGCACGGCCTCGCGGACGACCTGCTCACGAACACGCTGCTGACCGCTCGCTGCCCGGTGATCTTCGCCCCGGCCATGCACACCGAGATGTGGGAGCACGCGGCCACGGTCGCCAACGTCGCCACGCTGCGCGACCGCGGTGCCCTCGTCATCGAACCCGCCGAGGGGCGCCTGACCGGCACGGACACCGGCAAGGGCAGGCTCCCGGACCCCGGCGAGATCTTCGCGTTCGCCACCGACGTGCTCGCGCGCGGGGGCGCCCAGGCCCAGGACCTCGCCGGACGCCAGGTCGTCGTCTCCGCGGGCGGCACCCGGGAGTACCTCGACCCGGTGCGGTTCCTCGGCAACCGGTCCTCGGGACTGCAGGGCTACGCGCTGGCCCGCACCGCCGCGGCCCGTGGCGCCGAGGTCACCCTGGTCGCGGCCAACACCAACCTGGCCGACCCGGCCGGGGTGAAGGTGGTTCGCGTGGAGACCACCGCGCAGCTGCAGGAGCAGGTCGTCGCGGCCAGCCGGGCGGCGGACGTCGTGGTGATGGCTGCTGCTCCCGCCGACTTCCGCCCGGAGACCTTCGCCGACTCCAAGATCAAGAAGGCCGAGGACGGCAGCGCGCCGGAGATCCGCCTGACCCAGAACCCGGACATCCTGGCCGGCCTGGCCCACGACCGCCCCCACCCCGACCTGGTCGTCGTCGGCTTCGCCGCCGAGACCGGGGACGCCAACGGCACCGTGATGGACCACGCCAGTGCCAAGCTGCTCCGCAAGGGCTGCGACCTGCTCGTGGTCAACGACGTCGGCGGCGGCAAGGTCTTCGGGTCCGAGGAGAACGAGGCCGTCGTCCTCGGGGCGGACGGATCCTCGACCCCGGTGCCGCGGGCGTCCAAGAGCGCCGTCGCCCAGGTGATCTGGGACCGGGTCGCCCTGCTCCTCGCCGCGCGCTGAGGCAAACACGACCAGATCAGTAGCCATTTTCCTGAGATGCCGTCTCACCATCAGGACAACCGGTTACGCTTGCCGCGCATACCCCGAATCCCCCCTAAATCCCCGCCCGGACCGGGCTGGAGAAACTGCAGGAGACATCAAGTGACTGGACGTCTGTTCACCTCGGAATCTGTCACCGAGGGACACCCGGACAAGATTGCCGACCAGATCAGCGACACCGTGCTCGACGCGCTGCTGGCCGACGACCCGCAGAGCCGCGTCGCGGTCGAGACCCTGATCACCACTGGCCTGGTCGTCGTCGCCGGTGAGGTCACCACCAAGACCTACGCGCCGATCGCCCAGCTCGTCCGCCAGAAGATCCTCGACATCGGTTACGACGCGTCCGAGAAGGGCTTCGACGGCGCCTCCTGCGGCGTCCAGATCGCCATCGGCGCCCAGTCGCCCGACATCGCCCAGGGCGTCGACAAGGGCATCGAGGCCCGCGTCGAGGGTTCCGGGGACGACCTGGACAGCCAGGGCGCCGGTGACCAGGGCCTGATGTTCGGCTACGCCTGCGACGACACCAAGGAGCTCATGCCGCTCCCGATCTCGATGGCCCAGCGTCTGTCCGAGCGCCTGACCGAGGTCCGCAAGAACGGCACCCTCGACTACCTGCGTCCCGACGGCAAGACCCAGGTCACCATCGAGTACGACGAGAACGACCGCCCGGTGCGCGTCGACACCGTCGTCCTGTCCACCCAGCACGCCGAGGGCATCGACCTCGACGCCACGCTGGCGCCCGACATCAAGAAGCACGTCATCGACCCGATCCTGGAGACCTTCGACATCCCGTCGGAGGGCTACCGCCTGCTGGTCAACCCGACCGGCAAGTTCGTCGTCGGCGGCCCCATGGGTGACGCGGGTCTGACCGGTCGCAAGATCATCGTCGACACCTACGGCGGCATGGCCCGCCACGGTGGTGGCGCGTTCTCCGGCAAGGACCCGTCCAAGGTCGACCGCTCGGCCGCCTACGCGATGCGCTGGGTCGCCAAGAACGTCGTCGCGGCCGGTCTGGCCACCCGGTGCGAGGCGCAGGTCGCCTACGCGATCGGCAAGGCCGCCCCGGTGGGCGTCTTCATCCAGACCTTCGGCACCGGCGTCGTCTCCGACGAGGCGATCCAGAAGGCCGTCCTCGAGGTCTTCGACCTGCGTCCGGCCGCCATCGTGCGGGACCTGGACCTGAAGCGCCCGATCTACGCCCAGACGGCGGCGTACGGTCACTTCGGTCGCGAGCTCCCGGACCTGTACTGGGAGCGCACCGACCGCGCCGACGCCCTGAAGGCTGCTGCCGGTATCTGACGGCCCGGTCTCGAGCCTGTCGAGACGCACAGCTCCTAAACGAGCCCTCCTGGTCCCCGAGACCAGGAGGGCTCGTTGCTTCGTCGGGTGTGGCTGGTTGGATACAGCCATGGCGAGCGGACCCGAGAACGAGGCTGACCAGCAGCTCTCGTTGCCCGGGCTGGTGCGCGCCGAGGCCCGCCGGGCGAAGCCGCCCGCGGAGAAGAAGAGCGTTCCTCGCGCAGAGGTCGACCCGATCGCGCGGGTGCTGGTCGACCTGCCGCTGGCGCACCTCGACCGGCCGTTCGACTACGGCGTCCCGGCGACCATGGCAGCGACCGCGGTCCCGGGCGCGCGGGTGAAGGTCCGGTTCGCCGGGCAGGACGTCGACGGCTACGTGGTCGCACGGACCTCGACGACCGACCACACCGGCCGGCTCCAGAACCTGCGCCGGGTGGTCAGCGCCGAGCCGGTGCTCAGCCCGGAGATCGCCGAGGTGGTCGCCGAGGTCGCCGCGCGGTACGCCGGGACCCGCTCCGACGTCCTGCGCCTGGCCGTCCCGGCCCGCCACGCCGCCACCGAGAAGCTCCCGAGCGAGCCAGCGCCGGCGCTCGAGGCGGTCCCCGACCCGGGTGCCTGGTCGTCGTACAGCGGGGGAGCCGAAGCACTGGGCGCCCTGGCCGCCGGTGGGAGCCCCCGGGTCGTGTGGAGCGTGGGGCCGGGCGACGACCCGTTCGCCGTCCTCGCCGAGGCCGTGGTCGCGACCGCAGTCTCCGGGCGCGGGGCCCTGGTCTGCCTGCCCGACGTACGCGACGTCGCGCGTCTCGACGCCGTCCTGGCAGCCCGGCTCGGCGCGGGGCGGCACGTCGTACTGACGGCGGACGCCGGTCCGTCCAAGCGGTACGCCGCCTTCCTCGCGGTGTCTCGTGGAGCCGTCAAGATCGTCATCGGCACCCGCGCGGCAGCGTTCGCTCCGGTGCACGACCTCGGCCTGGTGGCGCTCTGGGACGACGGCGACGACCTGTACTCCGAGCCGCGCGCGCCCTACCCGCACGCCCGTGAGGTCCTGCTCGTGCGTGCGCAGCGCAGCGGTGCTGCAGCCCTGCTGGCCGCGCACGCCCGGAGCGTCGAGGCCGAGTACCTGGTGCGCAGCGGCTGGGCCCAGGAGGTCGCCCTGCCGCGGGCTGCGCTCCGGTCCCGAGTGGCCGCCAGCATCACCGGCGACTCGGACTTCGATCTCGAGCGCGACCCGGGTGCCCGGTCCCGCCGCCTGCCGCGGGAGGTCTTCGACGTCCTGCGGGAGGCGCTCGTGCACGGCCCCGTCCTGGTCCAGACGCCGCGCTCGGGCTACGCGACCCGCCTCGCCTGCGACACCTGCCGGACACCGGCCGGCTGCTCGGTGTGCCACGGGCCGCTGACGATCTCGGCGGCCCACGCACCACCGACCTGCACCTGGTGCGGGACGGCCGCTGTCGCCTGGAGCTGCCCGGAGTGCGGTGGCCGCGGCCTGCGCGCCCCGGTGCTCGGTGACCGGCGTACCGCGGAGGAGCTGGGTCGCGCCTTCCCGTCGGTGCCGGTGCAGACGTCCTCGGGCGAGCGGGTGCTGTCCGGGGTCGCAGCACGCCCGGCGATCGTGGTCGCGACGCCGGGTGCCGAACCGCCTGCTGCGGACGGCTACGCCGCGGTCGTGCTGCTCGACACCTGGCTGCTGCTCGCGCGCTCGGACCTCCGAGCCGAGGAAGAGGCGCTGCGGCGCTGGTTCAACGCCGCAGCGCTGGTCCGCCCGGACGGCGGCCGGATCCTCGCGGTCGGCGACCCCGCCCGCGCCTCGATGCAGGCGCTCGTGCGCTGGGACCCGGCCGGGTTCGCCGCACGGGAGATCGACGAACGTCGGGAGGCGCACCTGCCGCCTGCCTCCCGGGTGGCGGTGGTCTCCGGCCCCGGGGACCAGGTCGAGGCCGCCCTGACGACGTTGGGTGTTCCCGGGGCCCTGCCCGAGGGTGCCGAGGTGCTCGGCCCGGTCGAGGTCCCCGGCGATCGGGGCGACGAGGTGCGCTACGTCATCCGGGTCCCGCGGGCCGCGGGCACGGACCTCTCGGCAGCGCTGGTGGCCCTGCAGGCGCAGCGCTCGGCCCGCAAGGAGACCCACCTGCGGGTGGAGGTCGACCCGGCCGCTCTCGGCTGAGGTGCTCCCGCCCTAGACTTGGCTGGTCTCGTGGAAGGAGAGCGTGTGACTGTCAGGCCGATCCGGTTGTTCGGTGACCCGGTGCTGCGCACCGCTGCGGCGGAGGTGACAAGCTTCGACAAGGAGCTCCGCACCCTGGTCGCGGACCTGACCGAGACCATGCTGGAGGCTCCGGGCGCGGGCCTCGCCGCGCCGCAGATCGGGGTGGGCCTGCGGGTCTTCACCTGGAACGTCGACGGCGAGCTCGGGCACCTGGTGAACCCGAGCCTGACGCTGTCCTCCGACACCCAGGACGGGCCCGAGGGCTGCCTGTCGATCCCGGGTCTCTCCATCGACTGCGTCCGCGCGCTGTCCGTCGTGGCGCACGGCTTCACCATGCACGGAGAGCCGGTGGTGATCGAGGGCTCGGAGCTGCTCGCGCGTGCGATCCAGCACGAGACCGACCACCTCGACGGCATCCTGTTCGTCGACCGGCTGGACCGCGAGGCGCGGAAGACGGCGATGAAGGCCATCCGCGAGGCGGAGTGGTTCGGCGCCGACACCCAGGTCAAGCTGTCGCCGCACGCCACCAACGGTTTCGGGATCTGACCGCCGTGCGCGTCGTCTTCGCCGGTACGCCGGAACCCGCCCTGCCCGCGCTGCAGGCGATCGCCGACAGCCCCCACGACCTCGTCGGAGTCGTCACCCGTCCGGACGCTCCGTCAGGACGAGGTCGCAAGCTGGTCGCGTCACCGGTCGCCCAGCTCGCCGAGTCCCTCGGCGTCCCGGTGCTCAAGCCCGAGCACCCGCGCGACCCGGAGTTCCAGAAGGCCTTGGCGGCGCTGCGCCCGGACTGCTGCCCGGTGGTGGCGTACGGCGCTCTCCTGCCGCAGTCGGCGCTCGACATCCCCGTGCACGGCTGGGTGAACCTGCACTTCTCGGTGCTCCCGCAGTGGCGCGGCGCCGCCCCCGTCCAGCACGCGCTGTTCGCCGGCGACGAGGTCACGGGTGCGACCACCTTCCGGATCGTCAAGGAGCTCGACGCCGGACCGACCTTCGGCGTGATGACGCAGCTGATCCACGACGACGACACGGCGGGAAGCCTGCTGGCCAAGCTGGCCGAGGGCGGCGCTGGTCTGCTCGTGGCCACGCTGGACGGCATCGAGAGCGGCGACATCGAAGCCCGCGAGCAGCAGACCGAGGGCGTCTCGTTCGCGCCGAAGATCCTGGTCGAGCACGCCCAGGTGCACTGGGACGACCCTGCCATCGGCACCGACCGACGGATCCGCGCCTGCACCCC
The DNA window shown above is from Marmoricola sp. OAE513 and carries:
- a CDS encoding primosomal protein N' yields the protein MASGPENEADQQLSLPGLVRAEARRAKPPAEKKSVPRAEVDPIARVLVDLPLAHLDRPFDYGVPATMAATAVPGARVKVRFAGQDVDGYVVARTSTTDHTGRLQNLRRVVSAEPVLSPEIAEVVAEVAARYAGTRSDVLRLAVPARHAATEKLPSEPAPALEAVPDPGAWSSYSGGAEALGALAAGGSPRVVWSVGPGDDPFAVLAEAVVATAVSGRGALVCLPDVRDVARLDAVLAARLGAGRHVVLTADAGPSKRYAAFLAVSRGAVKIVIGTRAAAFAPVHDLGLVALWDDGDDLYSEPRAPYPHAREVLLVRAQRSGAAALLAAHARSVEAEYLVRSGWAQEVALPRAALRSRVAASITGDSDFDLERDPGARSRRLPREVFDVLREALVHGPVLVQTPRSGYATRLACDTCRTPAGCSVCHGPLTISAAHAPPTCTWCGTAAVAWSCPECGGRGLRAPVLGDRRTAEELGRAFPSVPVQTSSGERVLSGVAARPAIVVATPGAEPPAADGYAAVVLLDTWLLLARSDLRAEEEALRRWFNAAALVRPDGGRILAVGDPARASMQALVRWDPAGFAAREIDERREAHLPPASRVAVVSGPGDQVEAALTTLGVPGALPEGAEVLGPVEVPGDRGDEVRYVIRVPRAAGTDLSAALVALQAQRSARKETHLRVEVDPAALG
- the pyrF gene encoding orotidine-5'-phosphate decarboxylase, encoding MTTIPEQTFGARLRAAMDSRGPLCAGIDPHVGLLSSWGLTETVDGLRSFALRAAEAMGPVAAAVKPQSAFFERFGSAGVAVLEETVALCREAGALVILDVKRGDIGTTAQAYADAYLDQSSPMAVDCITASPYLGFGSLDPMIETARRNNAGVIALALTSNPEGPEFQHATKPDGRAVAASVLDSLRAANDGAAPLGSFGAVVGATIDPTAVQVDLAINGPLLVPGIGAQGGTADDVRRIFGDVLDLVLPASSREILGAGPDAAALRSAVESAAESFARVAAG
- the metK gene encoding methionine adenosyltransferase, whose amino-acid sequence is MTGRLFTSESVTEGHPDKIADQISDTVLDALLADDPQSRVAVETLITTGLVVVAGEVTTKTYAPIAQLVRQKILDIGYDASEKGFDGASCGVQIAIGAQSPDIAQGVDKGIEARVEGSGDDLDSQGAGDQGLMFGYACDDTKELMPLPISMAQRLSERLTEVRKNGTLDYLRPDGKTQVTIEYDENDRPVRVDTVVLSTQHAEGIDLDATLAPDIKKHVIDPILETFDIPSEGYRLLVNPTGKFVVGGPMGDAGLTGRKIIVDTYGGMARHGGGAFSGKDPSKVDRSAAYAMRWVAKNVVAAGLATRCEAQVAYAIGKAAPVGVFIQTFGTGVVSDEAIQKAVLEVFDLRPAAIVRDLDLKRPIYAQTAAYGHFGRELPDLYWERTDRADALKAAAGI
- the mihF gene encoding integration host factor, actinobacterial type, whose product is MALPPLTPEQRQAALAKAAASRRERAAVKNRLKHSGASIADVLEEGATNEVIGKMRVSELLQSMPGLGKVRATQLMERLKISESRRVRGLGTKQIAALVAEFSDGE
- the fmt gene encoding methionyl-tRNA formyltransferase, whose amino-acid sequence is MRVVFAGTPEPALPALQAIADSPHDLVGVVTRPDAPSGRGRKLVASPVAQLAESLGVPVLKPEHPRDPEFQKALAALRPDCCPVVAYGALLPQSALDIPVHGWVNLHFSVLPQWRGAAPVQHALFAGDEVTGATTFRIVKELDAGPTFGVMTQLIHDDDTAGSLLAKLAEGGAGLLVATLDGIESGDIEAREQQTEGVSFAPKILVEHAQVHWDDPAIGTDRRIRACTPGPGAWTTYDGERMKLGPVRIVDRERLEPGVVEVTKNAVFVGTATAPVQLGEVKAFGKKQMPAADWARGVRLESGTVLGGPLADA
- the def gene encoding peptide deformylase, giving the protein MTVRPIRLFGDPVLRTAAAEVTSFDKELRTLVADLTETMLEAPGAGLAAPQIGVGLRVFTWNVDGELGHLVNPSLTLSSDTQDGPEGCLSIPGLSIDCVRALSVVAHGFTMHGEPVVIEGSELLARAIQHETDHLDGILFVDRLDREARKTAMKAIREAEWFGADTQVKLSPHATNGFGI
- the coaBC gene encoding bifunctional phosphopantothenoylcysteine decarboxylase/phosphopantothenate--cysteine ligase CoaBC codes for the protein MSETSAQSRPHVVLGVSGGIAAYKACELLRRFTESGHDVTVVPTAAALQFVGAPTWSALSGKPVSTEVWTDVHEVPHVRIGQTADLVVVAPATADLLAKAAHGLADDLLTNTLLTARCPVIFAPAMHTEMWEHAATVANVATLRDRGALVIEPAEGRLTGTDTGKGRLPDPGEIFAFATDVLARGGAQAQDLAGRQVVVSAGGTREYLDPVRFLGNRSSGLQGYALARTAAARGAEVTLVAANTNLADPAGVKVVRVETTAQLQEQVVAASRAADVVVMAAAPADFRPETFADSKIKKAEDGSAPEIRLTQNPDILAGLAHDRPHPDLVVVGFAAETGDANGTVMDHASAKLLRKGCDLLVVNDVGGGKVFGSEENEAVVLGADGSSTPVPRASKSAVAQVIWDRVALLLAAR
- the rpoZ gene encoding DNA-directed RNA polymerase subunit omega, which produces MSVSGNQPVALGITNPPIDDLLTKTDSKYKLVLYSAKRARQINAYYSQLGEGLLEYVGPLVDTHVQEKPLSIAMREINEDLLVCEDIDPEEAADQATA
- the gmk gene encoding guanylate kinase, which codes for MSEPAAATPTRLTVLAGPTAVGKGTVTAWLREHHPEVWISVSATTRKPRPGEVDGVHYHFVDDAEFDRMVAADDLLEWAVVHKLARYGTPRGPVLEALEQGRSALLEIDLQGARQVRERMPEARFVFLAPPSWDELVRRLVGRGTEDEAERERRLDTARAEMAAEPEFDVTVVNHTIPAAVEELVELMRS